The following are from one region of the Hymenobacter radiodurans genome:
- a CDS encoding glycosyltransferase, translating to MRVVIIGPAYPLRGGLATYNERLARAFRDAGDDVRLVTFSLQYPSFLFPGQTQFSTEKAPHDLQIEVSINSVSPVSWWRVGNRLRREKPDLVVFRFWLPFMGPALGTIARLIARNRHTRVVAITDNVIPHEKRPGDRPLTRYFLSACHGFVTMSRSVLADLRRLHFNQPARYQPHPLYDNFGPLKPKKQALQALNLSPDFQYILFFGFIRAYKGLDLLLEAFADTRLSALPVKLLIAGEFYEPAAPYDALIQQYKLEERLVRATDFIPNERVADYFCAADLVVQPYKNATQSGVSQIAYHFERPMLVTDVGGLSELIPDGEVGYVTKAQPKAIADALVDFYQNKREQQFTAGVREQKKQFSWSEIVTALKAVAN from the coding sequence ATGCGCGTCGTCATTATTGGGCCTGCGTATCCGTTACGGGGTGGACTAGCCACCTACAATGAGCGGTTAGCGCGGGCTTTCCGCGACGCCGGTGACGATGTGCGGCTCGTAACATTTAGCTTACAATATCCTAGCTTTCTATTTCCGGGGCAAACCCAGTTTAGTACCGAAAAAGCCCCCCACGACTTACAAATTGAGGTTAGTATTAATTCGGTGAGTCCGGTATCGTGGTGGCGCGTAGGGAATCGGTTGCGTCGCGAAAAGCCGGATTTGGTTGTTTTCCGCTTTTGGCTGCCGTTTATGGGCCCGGCGTTGGGCACCATTGCCCGCCTTATTGCCCGCAATCGCCACACGCGTGTAGTCGCCATCACCGACAATGTAATTCCGCACGAAAAACGCCCCGGCGACCGGCCCCTGACGCGCTATTTCCTGTCGGCTTGTCATGGGTTCGTGACGATGTCGCGCTCCGTGCTGGCTGATCTGCGCCGCTTGCATTTCAACCAGCCCGCTCGCTACCAGCCACACCCGCTTTACGATAATTTCGGCCCTTTAAAGCCCAAAAAGCAAGCTCTGCAGGCGCTAAATCTTAGCCCGGATTTTCAATACATTCTGTTTTTTGGCTTCATTCGAGCTTATAAAGGCTTGGATCTTTTGCTTGAAGCCTTCGCTGATACGCGACTTAGCGCCTTGCCAGTTAAGCTTCTTATTGCCGGCGAATTTTATGAGCCTGCTGCACCTTACGATGCTTTGATTCAGCAGTATAAATTGGAAGAACGGTTGGTGCGGGCCACCGACTTTATTCCCAATGAGCGCGTCGCTGACTACTTCTGCGCCGCCGATCTGGTCGTTCAACCGTACAAAAACGCGACTCAAAGCGGCGTATCACAGATCGCCTATCACTTTGAGCGCCCTATGCTGGTCACTGATGTTGGCGGCTTATCGGAGCTGATACCCGACGGCGAGGTGGGCTACGTTACCAAAGCACAGCCAAAAGCTATTGCCGACGCATTGGTTGATTTTTATCAAAATAAGCGGGAGCAGCAGTTTACGGCAGGGGTGCGAGAGCAAAAAAAACAGTTTTCCTGGAGTGAGATTGTAACAGCGCTCAAAGCCGTGGCAAACTAA
- a CDS encoding glycosyltransferase family 9 protein — MPELNGILVHPDCRHFRGDVPCQPNKEHGYQCAGCPVYAPTQQRILIIKLGAIGDVIRTTPLLRRLRQEYPAAKITWLTHTPAILPPSAVDEILKLDLATVLHLQAREFELLFNLDKDKEACALHDTIRAVQKFGYTLLPNGIPWPGNTLANHKFLTGVFDELSLENQKPYVQEIFELCGYEFRGEEYVFDNHDDKGYQWDALPTSRPRIGLNTGCGDRWTTRLWSDTHWIELITQLQQAGYTPVLLGGTAEDERNQRLRLATGAAYLGTFPLEQFINMMQQMDLVVTQVTMAMHISIALGKPTVLMNNIFNPHEFDLYGRGQIVQPDRQCVCFYRGTCKVGTSCMEDLPPAKVFAAVQASLPTSILQS; from the coding sequence ATGCCCGAACTCAACGGCATCCTCGTCCACCCTGACTGCCGCCATTTCCGCGGTGACGTTCCTTGCCAGCCTAATAAAGAGCATGGCTACCAATGCGCCGGCTGCCCAGTATATGCACCTACGCAGCAACGGATTCTCATCATTAAGCTCGGTGCCATTGGCGACGTAATTCGGACTACCCCCCTGCTGCGCCGGCTTCGTCAGGAATATCCGGCGGCTAAAATCACTTGGCTCACGCATACGCCCGCTATTTTGCCCCCCAGCGCCGTAGATGAGATTCTGAAGCTGGACTTAGCCACGGTGTTGCACTTGCAGGCCCGCGAGTTTGAGCTGCTATTCAACTTAGATAAAGACAAAGAAGCCTGCGCCCTGCACGATACTATTCGGGCGGTGCAGAAGTTTGGTTATACACTGCTCCCGAATGGCATACCATGGCCTGGCAATACCTTGGCTAATCACAAGTTCCTTACGGGTGTATTTGATGAGTTGAGCTTAGAAAATCAGAAGCCGTATGTGCAGGAGATCTTTGAGCTGTGTGGCTACGAGTTTCGGGGCGAGGAGTACGTTTTCGATAACCACGACGATAAAGGATACCAATGGGACGCCTTACCGACGAGCCGCCCGCGCATTGGTCTTAATACTGGCTGTGGCGACCGTTGGACCACCCGCTTATGGTCCGACACGCACTGGATAGAGCTAATCACTCAACTTCAACAAGCTGGCTATACGCCCGTGCTACTTGGTGGTACTGCGGAAGACGAACGTAACCAGCGCCTGCGCCTAGCTACCGGAGCTGCTTATCTGGGCACGTTTCCGTTGGAGCAGTTTATCAACATGATGCAGCAGATGGATCTGGTTGTGACTCAGGTTACGATGGCCATGCACATTAGCATTGCGCTTGGCAAGCCAACCGTGCTGATGAACAATATCTTCAATCCCCATGAATTCGATCTGTACGGCCGCGGTCAGATCGTGCAGCCTGACCGGCAGTGTGTTTGCTTTTACCGTGGTACCTGTAAGGTAGGGACGAGCTGTATGGAAGATTTGCCCCCCGCTAAGGTTTTTGCAGCCGTGCAGGCTTCATTGCCCACTTCGATCCTACAAAGTTAG